The Planococcus antarcticus DSM 14505 genome has a window encoding:
- a CDS encoding tyrosine-type recombinase/integrase, whose product MRNKQREIKDVQPIRSLDRIEDMKWSLKKWCGERDYILFLLGINSGLRVGDLLAIKTSEIQGKHVVSLREGKTGKRRTIHLGNIYDELDAYIRTLEGAQWLFPSRKGIGPITRVQAYRQLQKAAQMVDISMGIGTHTLRKTFGYWHYKQFKDIAELQNILNHAHPQITLRYIGITDEQIESNLKTFRL is encoded by the coding sequence ATGCGAAATAAGCAGCGTGAAATTAAAGACGTCCAGCCGATCCGGTCACTGGACCGGATCGAAGACATGAAATGGAGCCTGAAGAAGTGGTGCGGCGAACGGGACTACATCCTGTTTCTTCTCGGCATCAATTCCGGGCTGCGGGTTGGGGATCTGTTAGCCATCAAAACCAGCGAGATTCAGGGCAAGCACGTGGTGTCGTTACGGGAAGGCAAAACCGGCAAACGCCGAACCATTCACCTCGGCAACATCTACGACGAACTAGATGCCTATATTCGCACGTTAGAGGGCGCTCAGTGGCTTTTTCCAAGTCGGAAGGGAATTGGACCGATTACACGCGTTCAAGCCTACAGACAGCTTCAGAAAGCCGCACAGATGGTCGATATCTCCATGGGCATCGGTACGCATACATTGCGCAAAACATTTGGCTATTGGCATTACAAGCAGTTTAAAGACATTGCCGAGCTGCAGAATATCTTGAATCATGCCCATCCGCAAATTACCTTGCGTTACATTGGCATCACGGACGAGCAAATCGAAAGCAATTTGAAAACATTTCGATTGTAA